One candidate division KSB1 bacterium genomic window carries:
- a CDS encoding 30S ribosomal protein S12 has protein sequence MPTINQLIKAGRKKVTKKTTAPALTGSPQRRGVCTRVYTTTPKKPNSALRKVARVRLTNGFEVTAYIPGEGHNLQEHSIVLIRGGRVKDLPGVRYHIVRGVYDTSGVQDRNQSRSKYGTKRKGS, from the coding sequence TTGCCAACTATTAACCAATTAATCAAAGCTGGTCGCAAAAAAGTTACTAAGAAAACAACTGCACCGGCATTAACGGGTTCTCCTCAACGGCGAGGCGTATGCACTAGGGTTTATACAACGACCCCCAAGAAGCCTAACTCTGCCTTGAGGAAAGTGGCCAGGGTAAGATTAACTAATGGTTTTGAAGTGACTGCTTATATTCCCGGTGAAGGGCATAATTTACAGGAGCACTCAATTGTGTTGATTAGAGGTGGCAGGGTTAAGGATTTACCTGGAGTAAGATATCATATTGTTCGTGGTGTCTACGATACGAGCGGTGTTCAGGATCGCAATCAGTCACGTTCAAAATATGGCACCAAGAGAAAAGGATCTTAA